The genomic interval TGACCAGCGGATCAGCCATATGTGTTGCGCGCCCGTGGTGCTTTACATGCTGATGGAGCAGATGTCTGAACCATCGCCGCAGCCGGTCAGAGTCGGCACGGGCGGCGCGGCCCCCACGCCCGCCCTGATCGCGCGAATGGAAGAGCTGGGGTTTCAGATCGTCCATCTTTACGGGCTGACCGAAAGCTATGGTCCGGTAACGCTGAACGCACCAGTCTTTCAGCCAGACGCCAGCCTGCAACAGCGCGCCACCCGATTGGCGCGGCAGGGCCTGCGCCATGTCACGACAGGCGCCGTCCTCGTGGTTGACGATGCGGATCACAGCGTTCCCGCCGATGGCAAAACAGTGGGTGAGATCGCGCTCTGCGGCAACACCCTGATGGCCGGCAATTATCGTGACCCTGACGCAACAGAAGCAGCCCTTGGCACCGGCCTGTTCCGCACCGGCGATCTGGCGGTGCTGTATCCTGATGGCGAGATCCAGATCCAGGACCGCGCCAAGGACATCATCATTTCGGGCGGAGAGAATTTTTCCAGTCTTGAGGTCGAGGCCGTGCTGCATCAGCACCCCGATATCCTGATCGCCGCCGTCGTCGCCGCGCCGCATCCGAAATGGGGCGAAACCGCCTGGGCCTTCATCGAGATGCGATCGGGATCGTCGCCCGACCTTCAGGCGCTGGAGCAGTTCTGCCGCCAGAATCTTGCAGGCTTCAAACGCCCGAAGAAATTCATTCCGGGACCGCTGCCCAAGACCGCGACCGGCAAGGTTCAGAAATTCGCATTGCGCCAAAAGGCGAAGGAGATGACCGATGAGCAGTGATCTTGATCTTGCCGCGCTTGAGGCATGGCTGACCGAAAAACTGCCGGGCAAGTCCGGGCTGGAGGTCTCGCAGATCTCGGGCGGGCAGTCGAACCCGACCTATCGGGTGGGTGTCGGTGGCGACCGCTTTGTCCTGCGCATCAAGCCGCCCGGTCCACTGCTGCCCGGCGCCCATGCGATCGAGCGCGAATATCGCGTCATGAAGGCACTTGACCCGACCGACGTGCGGGTGCCTGTCGTCCGATGGCTGGAAGAAGATGAAACCATCCTCGGCCGACCCTTCTATCTGATGGACTGGCTGGATGGCCGCGTCTTTTCCGACTGTTCGCTGCAGGGCGTCAGTCCAGGTGACCGGCGCGAGATGTATCTGGACACGGCCCGCACACTGGCGCGGTTGCATGCGGTCCGGCCCGACCAAATCGGCCTGTCCGATTACGGCAAGCCCGGCAATTATTTCGACCGCC from Paracoccus fistulariae carries:
- a CDS encoding AMP-binding protein, with product MFEQPYLAPCATNYEALSPLNFLRRAEQAYADQTAVIWRDRDLSYAEFGALVRRMAHWLRARGVGPGDVVSLILPNRPELLAAHYAVPGIGAVLNTVNTRLEAEEISYILDHAQSRLLIGDADTLAALGDAPVPVFQLCGNPGAGDGLDFLAADLPGATLAAGPAAETDAIALNYTSGTTGRPKGVVYTHRGAYLNALGNVAALAFDHQTRYLWTLPMFHCNGWTHTWAITAAGGTHVCLDRIDAAQMIGLIADQRISHMCCAPVVLYMLMEQMSEPSPQPVRVGTGGAAPTPALIARMEELGFQIVHLYGLTESYGPVTLNAPVFQPDASLQQRATRLARQGLRHVTTGAVLVVDDADHSVPADGKTVGEIALCGNTLMAGNYRDPDATEAALGTGLFRTGDLAVLYPDGEIQIQDRAKDIIISGGENFSSLEVEAVLHQHPDILIAAVVAAPHPKWGETAWAFIEMRSGSSPDLQALEQFCRQNLAGFKRPKKFIPGPLPKTATGKVQKFALRQKAKEMTDEQ